In the genome of Streptomyces sp. Tu 3180, the window CGGCCTCAGCCCAGCGGTGTCACCCGGATGTTCCGGAACCGCACCTTGTTGCCGTGGTCCTGGAGGCGGACGGCGCCGGCCGACGGTCCCTCCGGCGCGCCGGCGCCGGTCGGGCCGTCGATCGCGACGTCGTCGTGGATCTTCCTGCCGTTCCACACGACGGTCACCCGCGCGTCGGCGGTCTTGTCGCCGTCGTCGTCGAAGCGCGCGGCGCGGAAGGTGATGTCGTACGTCTGCCAGGTCTCCGGCGCCGTCGCCGCGTTGACGTCCGGGGCCTTCTTCAGGTAGATCGCCCCGGCCTCGTTCGTGTCGAGCGTCGGGTCACCGTACGAATCGAGGATCTGCAGCTCGTAGCGGTCCTGGAGGTAGATGCCGCTGTTGCCGCGGTCCTGGCCGGTCACGTCGTCCGGCAGGAGCGGGACGCGGAACTCCACGTGCAGCCTGAAGTCCTGGTAGGCGTCCTTGGTGCGGATGTCACCGCAGCACACCTCCATGGACCGCTCGGCGGTGAGCGGCCATTCGACGCGCCGTCCGTCCGTGTGCTGCCACTGGTCCTGGGAGCCGGCGGTGCCGTCGAAGAGGGTGACCGGGGCGCCGTGCGGGTGCACGGTGATCAGGTCGAGGTTGACGTGGCCGTCGTCACCGGGGTCGAAGCGGTAGGCGAGGGTGTTCTTCCCCGCGCGCAGCGTGACGCGTTCGGTCCGTGTCGACCAGGTGTCCCAGTTGCCGGTCGGGGCGAGCTCCGTCTGCCGCAGCTTCTGCCCGTTGGCGTACAGCGAGAGGGACTTGGTGCCCTGGAAGGGGTTGGGCCCGTTGGAGTAGCGCAGACCGACGTCGTAGTCGCCGGCCTCGGGGACCGTCACGTCGAAGGTCGTGGCGGCCTTGCCCTCGGTCTGGTAGCGGTCGACGAAACCACTGCCCGAGTAGCCGGTGTGGTCGGTGTTGACACCGGCCGTCCCGGTCAGGCGCGCCTCCTCGGCCTCGTACAGGGTGGCGGGCGGCGGCTGCTCGCCCGGCAGGGCGTTGAGCGTGTACCAGGCCTCCGTGCTCCACAGCGCCTCGCCGGACGCGGACGCGAAGGGGCGCGGCGAACGGACGTGCACGACACGGCCGGGCTCGAGCCCGTCGAGTCGCAGCCGCACCGTGCGCCCGTCGCGGGCGAGGGTGGCCGAGCGGACGGTGAGCCGTTCCTCCGCGATCTTCGGCCCCCCGTAGTCCGACGTCGGGGTGTAGCGCCACTGCGCGGCCTGGTAGCGGGAGGCCAGTTGCTCCGCGGTGGCCTGCGACACCGGCTGGGTGTACTCCAGGTCGAAGCCGCCGGGGACGGCGCGCATCTCCTTGATGTCGAAGGTGTTGCCGCCGTTGGGCGTCAGCTTCTGCAGGCCGAACTTCAGCTTTCCTTCCTGGCCCCAGTTCCCGTCGGCACCGAGCCCGCCCGCGTAGACGGCGCCGTCGGGACCCATGGTGATCCGGTTGACGCCGGCTTCGAGTCCCTGGGTGTAGCGGAACACGGCACCCTGGTACTGCCCCTTGACCTTCTCCAGGTAGGCGCGCTGGAGTCCGCCGTAGGTGACGTCACCGATGAGCAGCTGCCCGGCGAACCGTCCCTTGGTCAAGTACAGCGGTGTGCTGGGGGAGTTGGCGATCTCGTTCTGCGGCAGCCACAGCACCGGCCGGGTGACGGGACGGTCGTCGAAGGGGCCCGGGGGCTCGGTGTAGTGGTTGAAGAAGCGGTCCTGCTTGATCTGGACGAGCTTGGACGCGGGCAGCCAGCCACCTTGGTTGTCGGTGGTGAAGATGTCGCCGCCGGGGCCCCAGCCGATGCCGTTCGGGGTGCGCAGACCGCCCGCGACCGGATGGAT includes:
- a CDS encoding family 16 glycoside hydrolase, which produces MHRRLFRRARRRLIPLFLGAFLTGGVLAAPPSAAAPDDVPPQEPGVTLRVFDTQVPLSKLCTLKPGQTPNHDKLMPTVDWSTVDDFGGFADNFTAEVTGHLVVPGDGTYAFRLTSDDGSRLTVDDRTVIDHDGLHAAEPKDGTVELTAGSHPFRIDYFERGGEQRLALAWRPPGADDFTVVPSEALSTDAGVVRVTAPGRKECEAGSDSPGDGLPLTGVRPDLTLTDLRPDGFEPQVTGMDWLPDGRLAITTWGGSQTTAGEVYLLDNVTGDTSRDKVTVKKVASGLREPMGVKYVDGSLYVSQKHELTRLVDKDRDFVTDEYRTVATWPYGGNFHEFAFGLLYRDGYFYVNLSVAINYGGATTTPQPAPGRGTTYRISKKTGKIHPVAGGLRTPNGIGWGPGGDIFTTDNQGGWLPASKLVQIKQDRFFNHYTEPPGPFDDRPVTRPVLWLPQNEIANSPSTPLYLTKGRFAGQLLIGDVTYGGLQRAYLEKVKGQYQGAVFRYTQGLEAGVNRITMGPDGAVYAGGLGADGNWGQEGKLKFGLQKLTPNGGNTFDIKEMRAVPGGFDLEYTQPVSQATAEQLASRYQAAQWRYTPTSDYGGPKIAEERLTVRSATLARDGRTVRLRLDGLEPGRVVHVRSPRPFASASGEALWSTEAWYTLNALPGEQPPPATLYEAEEARLTGTAGVNTDHTGYSGSGFVDRYQTEGKAATTFDVTVPEAGDYDVGLRYSNGPNPFQGTKSLSLYANGQKLRQTELAPTGNWDTWSTRTERVTLRAGKNTLAYRFDPGDDGHVNLDLITVHPHGAPVTLFDGTAGSQDQWQHTDGRRVEWPLTAERSMEVCCGDIRTKDAYQDFRLHVEFRVPLLPDDVTGQDRGNSGIYLQDRYELQILDSYGDPTLDTNEAGAIYLKKAPDVNAATAPETWQTYDITFRAARFDDDGDKTADARVTVVWNGRKIHDDVAIDGPTGAGAPEGPSAGAVRLQDHGNKVRFRNIRVTPLG